Part of the Plectropomus leopardus isolate mb chromosome 7, YSFRI_Pleo_2.0, whole genome shotgun sequence genome, CTGGATGATGGTCTAGATGACGAGCGCCTGCGTAAAGAGTTCTCTCCATTCGGAACTATCACAAGTGCTAAGGTAAATACTACCATTCTTACttgtgattttaatgtttaatagCTTGATTGCAAATTAATGTTGATTGAATGTAATTTTATGGTGAGTAAGAAGATTGTTATTTATAATGCTAATAATCCTCTCCCATAGGTGATGATGGAGGGTGGTCGCAGCAAAGGCTTTGGCTTCGTGTGCTTCTCCTCCCCAGAGGAGGCCACTAAAGCTGTAACGGAGATGAATGGGCGTATTGTTGCCACAAAGCCACTGTATGTGGCCCTGGCCCAGCGCAAAGAGGAGCGCCAGGCCCACCTGACCAACCAGTACATGCAGAGGATGGCCACAGTCCGCGCAGTGCCCAACCCTGTCCTCAACCCATATCAGCCTGCCCCACCCTCAGGCTATTTCATGGCGGCTATACCTCAGGTGAGTGTCCCACTGCTTCGGCCAACATTTGACATGCTGTTTAGCATATTTCAGTAGTTTGTTGCAACCTCTTGGCTTGAAATCCAGCCACTTGTCTCTTGTCCACTGCGCAGTACAACTCAACTCACTCAGTATGGTATTCCATTGACAGAAGTCGTTGACAGTACCACAGATCAGTCAGAGTGTCATCACCAGAATTGTCTCTTGTTGGACAGGCTGTCCTGTATCCTGTGCAAATCCACCTTTTTAAATAGCCATGTTATTGTCAATtgtgacttaattttttttcagatttttcaaaacGGTAGCCGGCAAAACCACGCTGTGGTCAGTTAGTAACGTGCTGATGTTGCTCTGTGTGGGATCGAAGATGATGTCATAGCAGTTTTATTGGCGTTACTGTAACAGTCAACTAAGAATCCCACCTTCATTGACGGCGTACCATTGGCAGTggtaaaagaaatacatttatggATTTCTTTTACCATCAGTTCAGTTTTTCCCTCAGatttacattctttttttccattatgttctctctctctaaatttggacgtTTTTTGCGAGTCTGTGAATTCAGCACAGATGGaagttgtccttttttttcccatctgcGGCAGTTGGAAGAGTTTTGGTGATTAATTGATCTATTGATCCAGTCAGCGCTGATCAGATCGATTGAGAGGAGCACCTGCTGCATAGGTGAACTAAAGATCCAGCTCTTTATGTAAGCTCTGTGTTTGGATGCAGTGAATATCCAAatagtatatatattccaatagcgctTCACATggacagtccagctccaaaaatataatttttctttgaggttttaatcatggcaggcctccacaaataaattaatgtttggTAAACACAGCTGGTGACAAAAGTGAGTCAGGTCGAGCTGCAGCATGCAGGGGAAATGAGGCACTATTTAAATGTACTCATGTATTGTGTTTGGAATTAGAATCACTGGTGTAAACTGATGGTTGTAGGGAAATGGGTAATAGAAAAACAGTGTCACAAATCTTTGGCTCAAAGAGAGCATATAATGATAAATCTACGTCTCCGTCCTTCTCAGGCCCAGAACCGTGCTGCATACTACTCCGCCAACCAGCTGGCCCAGCTCCGCCCCAGCCCCCGTTGGGCCACTCAAGGAGTGCGTCCTCAGCGTAAGTAGAGGCATTGTTTCACACCTGATTCTATTGGATTTGACTAATCAATAGTTTGGCCATTCTGTTCATTATTGGACAGAGTCATGCTGTGGATGGACTGGAAATCAGCTCCAGTGTTAAAATAACTTCAGTTATGAACATCTTATGTTTTGGCTTCTTCCATCAGATTTCCAAAATATGCCCAACGCTATGCGCCCATCAGCTCCCAGGCCTCAGACCTTTAACACCATCCGTCCCACCGCCACCACCAACACCCAGGTCCCGCGCATGATGGCCTCCCAGCGTATGCGTGAGTATTTCAGCTTTCAGGACACGGgatctgctttttttgtttctttccacTGTTTCTGAATCACTTGATGCCGTTTTAATGACATGCTCTTTTTAACCTCCCTCCCCCCAGCCACCCAGGCCCTCAGCCAACGCCCTGCCAGTGCTTCAGCCACCGCCGCCCCAGTGCGTGCCATGCCCCAATACAAATACGCTGCTGGCGTGCGCAACCCCCAGCAGCACATGGCCTCCCAGCCACAGGTCACCATGCAGCAGGTGGGTGCTCCATTTCTTGATCACAATCAAGAGCTGGAAAATGAACATTGTTGTATTGATAAACACAGGTGTCACAAAATCCTTCAGAAATGTGCCTTTTAACTACATCTACTGAAACAAAATTTGGGCTAGTTGCACCTGGTCAGGGCATGATTGACAAGATGGGGCCTGAATAGGCCATTtactgaaaccaaaaaataatcttgaaaatgtgatttatgaCAAATAATTGTTAATGgaatctttttaaaaaggctcAGACATGCCACGAGCAGTAGCTAGGATATGacaagcagcagaagaaaatcTGAGTCTGAATCTGCACACTCGTGACAATGTCCAGCACAAGGCTTTCAGTCAGCCATTTATGCTGTATAGAAATAAGTTGTGATAATTACTCAGCAGTAGTACTTGTACTGTctcattttttaactaaatctCGTTTCCTTCTTTAGCCCGCTGTCCACGTCCAAGGACAGGAGCCCCTGACTGCCTCCATGCTGGCTGCGGCCCCTCCTCAGGAACAGAAGCAGATGCTGGGTCAGTGCATCATTTTCTCAGAGATTTACAGGGAATTTGCATGAactgtttcaaacatttaaatcagcggtgtccaaactttttttccccaaacggGTGGCCAGAtcagataatgtgaaaatacccacgggcctttttttaaaatataaatgcaaacaGGACAAACAGTATCGGTCCTCTCTGTTGACACTTCTGTGCTGTGGCCATTTCTGTTAGAATAACCAGTATTGTGTGGCGAGCCACATATTGAGAGTCCAGCCGATGGTCCGTTAAAATCTGTCCAGATGCCAACCGGTTCCGTATGGAGTTTGGACATGCCTGATATAAATAATATGACTAACTAATTTGACACATTAAAGAGAATACTTCCAAAAAAATTTTAGAAAGGAATAgcaaaattaatagaaaaacaTCCACATCCACACAGTGTCATTTATCCAGTGGTATGCTCAGTACTACCAAACACGTGCTTTTTACTAAAAGCTTGCCATTTGAAACGGTTTTCTTCagaaattcaaggtaacacagggtGATTTGTTTACAGATTAGTATTTCATAAAcgtggagcgacatcacttttcatgtgatgctttcagacacctttcacctttttaaacctttgaactcaaagcaaactggtgtgatttctttcaaatgcatgggggaaaaaggcaatgagcaacttagtaagaaataattggatttagaaaatgattttttgaaaaaaaacaaacaaaaaaacaatggtataTGTCTAGGAAAAAACTATGCTTGTAATTATCTTAATTTcatatatatgtaatttaaataatcattagagcattttaagtactttttcccatgtcattttcttgatttcttgtttcttctccctattcagatttttttttttagataagtgattttcttgtacttcttactaatgtcttggtaatttttgggataatttccTCTCTCATTGAACTTAACATAGTTGTTGACTGTTTCTCTTCCTTCAGGTGAGCGTCTGTTCCCCCTGATCCAGAGCATGCACCCCAGCCTGGCAGGCAAGATCACGGGTATGCTGCTGGAGATCGACAACTCCGAACTCCTCCACATGCTCGAGTCCCCCGAGTCGCTGCGCTCAAAGGTCAGTTAATGTTTAATCTGTTAGATGTGGCCTTGATTATTTTCTCCTTAATCTTTGTCACTCTCAATGAACATGGCTGGTTGAGTCATAATGCTTCACATGCAGCGCTTCAttgagtgttttctgttttcaggtGGATGAGGCTGTCGCTGTGCTTCAGGCCCACCAGGCCAAGGAGGCTGCTCAGAAGTCTACCACTCCTGCTGGTGTTCCCAGTGTCTAAGGTGTGTGCGCACaggcattttctttctttcttctttctttcttatcaTATAAGATAACTCgtataaagtgaaaaaacacaGTAGGTTTTGTAAGTAAATGAAGTGCAGTGCAAGCATcaatattctttctttctttttgtcttccaGATTGAGCGTTTTGAAACCTGCTTCACcgatggaaaaagagaaaaaaatattaaacattgaAAAACCTAAAACTCTGAAAACATcgcaaaatgataaattatttcttaaaaaaagaagagaactTATTGAATCTGCCGGGTCTAGAGACGGTTTGACTAGACCTTGATCATAAACaaaaatttgttgaaaaaaaaaaagcaaaatagagaaaaaaaaaattgagattaTAAATCTGAATGCATTCctctgttttatgtcattttactGTGTCAGTGCTCAGAATATCAGCCATGTTAAGGAAGGTGGTTGCTGAGTATTTTGAAAGGTGATTTGTATTGTAAACTGCGGGCTGTAATAAATTCTCATTCGAAATTCACGCCTccatttaatttttcagttaTCTCTTCAAAGATTTATTTATACCTGTAAACAGGAGGGCAAATGTTTTCTTGAGAGCTTGTGTTGAACCccttgaaacctcagcaaagacgcttcatttctttcaaaaacatgggacaaaggcaacgagcaacagaaaaggaaatgaccccaaaaaatgtaagatattagtaaaacactacaagaaaattagcacaaataaacaacaggaacaagaccaaaaaatattgcatacaAGTTACAACAGTTGTGCAAAAATAGTGTTAAATATACAATTACgataaacagaaatacaattttcctgtttttaaatataattttatagaTCTAAATATCTTGCactttgcgggacatttcttgccatgttgctcatttatttaattttttccccccatgttttggTTAGAGAGGTTTAGATGTGtttgaaaggtgtctaaacgcagcacaagaaagggtGAGttgatccatgtttcaaagggttaatgttcaTGTATCGATTGTATCGCACAAAAAGGAAGTATTGTTGTCTTCCACCAGGTGTCGCTGTCATTCAGTGTTAGCAGATAACACCTcttagaatttgtttttttttttctatgtacaAAGTGTGCTCAGGCATACTGTACAATATACAGCAAGATATTAATATGCTCTTGTGTTGTTCAGTTCTTACTGTAGACATATAAATCATCATAATTAAAGGACTGCATGGTGTGCTGCCCTGAGCCATGTTGATGATCCTCAGTATTGACAGAAAGTCAAACAGCTCTGCATTacatgaaactttaaaaaataatatacattaatattattttctactttcatttagttaatttttcaaccaacatcagtcctaatcttaaatattaaatattcattaaaagtAAGCGTAAGATTTTCACTCTTTAAATGGCATGTTTTGTTACAATGCTGCTGTATTTTTAGATTTCATAAAGTATTTTCTATACTACTAAAGGCAAAgaagttttttgggggggatatGCCAATGATTTGCAGcgacattgattgtgacagtgcaccttaGTTGAattagcatgtattttctccatacgTCATATATGGTaaagatgatgtcatcaggttgaaaattgtaaaaatgacaaattctgttacaaaagcccagaatgacacccagaaataatacaatgcatgtttttatgaattgatggctgtgggatcaaaaattacaCTTTGAACAGGTCTCAggggtgcattttttgcacttaacagtataaatgtaacaatttcgttactttgttttaaaatgtttaaaacatttattttttgttaatgtcaaaaaaataaaccaatttgTTAAGGTTTCCAAGGATTAACTATTGCAGCGTGCCAGCCATTCCCCGGTCCCTACTTTCAGAGAGGGCACTGTGCCCTTCAGCAGGCATTTGTCCTCTGTCCTCCGTTTACATTCGTTTTTGTCATCTGTTTATTGTATCTGTCTCTCAGCCTCTACAGTTTTTCCTACTGTGCTAACTCTGTTTATGTTCTTCCACTTAAAATAGTCCACCGTCATATCTGTGAAAGAGAAGAGTTGATTCTTCCAACCAGAGCTGTAcaatgttttgtatattttgtctACAATGTCTCAGAACTGATGGAGCCTGAATGTGTCAAAAGGACAAGGCGGACAGGCCTCGCAGGGACAGTGTAACTGCTGTTTTGTCTCATATTCATGGGGAACATGACATGCTGTTGACCCTTTTGAATACAGAAGATTTGAGATGCGTTTGgcttaaaaaataccaaaactcATGCACTATGCTGCCTTATAACCTGAGAACACTGCAGTAAAAgcaaattcagctttttttcttttgacactttatttataaaggctTTTCCACATTATTCCTTATTCAGACTTTGGAAAAACAGGAAGTCACAGGAGAGACAGTTGTAGTTGAAATCGGTCTCTGGTGTGTCTTCTCCAACTGAGCTTTTGATCATTAGAGAatcctttttgtgtttgtgtttgtgcttttatcacATCTCCATCCAATGCTTTCTCGACTGACTTCACTCGATTATTGGACCAACAGCCCATTTAATATATCACCACAGTGTCCAACATTTATAGGGGCAAGCAGTCCCGGGCTCAAGATCAGCCCTCGTTTAAGATGGATCTATGTGGacatattttaaccctttgaaatctgagcaaattggattgacttctttcaaaagcatgggaagaacaTGATGAGCAGCAAGAGAagaaatgccccccccccccaaaaaaactgaaattacctggaagttggttaaaaaaaaaacccaaacaaacaaaaaaggatttcaaaaaaaggcaaacacgACTCTGTGAGAAGTGCGTAAAAAATCTATAATTCTCTAGCAAATTTGATGTAATTATGatgaatattaattttttttctctcacttcaCTAACACTTAACCCTCTggtttatttaaccctttgaaacctgagcacattggcttggtttctttaaaaaaaatggggagGAAGGttatgagcaatgaaagaataaataacccgtaaattagcaagaaattagtaaaaagtgcaagaattgtgccagttgtttttttttaaagaaagaaaaacaagacttggcaaaaaatgcttaaaatgtacataattctgtaacagaatttaaaatatgtaataatatgtaattacaataattataaatgtaggtttttttccctctcacttTACTAGCACTTAACTCTGCCATTTATGTAActttctgaaacctgagcaaattggtttgatttctt contains:
- the LOC121945542 gene encoding polyadenylate-binding protein 1A, yielding MNPSAPSYPMASLYVGDLHPDVTEAMLYEKFSPAGPILSIRVCRDMITRRSLGYAYVNFQQPADAERALDTMNFDVIKGRPLRIMWSQRDPSLRKSGVGNIFIKNLDKSIDNKALYDTFSAFGNILSCKVVCDENGSKGYGFVHFETHEAAERAIEKMNGMLLNDRKVFVGRFKSRKEREAELGARAREFTNVYIKNFGEDMDDEKLKELFGKYGPSLSIRVMTDESGKSKGFGFVSFERHEDAQKAVDDMNGKELNGRQVYVGRAQKKGERQNELKRKFEQMKQDRMTRYQGVNLYVKNLDDGLDDERLRKEFSPFGTITSAKVMMEGGRSKGFGFVCFSSPEEATKAVTEMNGRIVATKPLYVALAQRKEERQAHLTNQYMQRMATVRAVPNPVLNPYQPAPPSGYFMAAIPQAQNRAAYYSANQLAQLRPSPRWATQGVRPQHFQNMPNAMRPSAPRPQTFNTIRPTATTNTQVPRMMASQRMPTQALSQRPASASATAAPVRAMPQYKYAAGVRNPQQHMASQPQVTMQQPAVHVQGQEPLTASMLAAAPPQEQKQMLGERLFPLIQSMHPSLAGKITGMLLEIDNSELLHMLESPESLRSKVDEAVAVLQAHQAKEAAQKSTTPAGVPSV